A part of Bacillus thuringiensis genomic DNA contains:
- the mfd gene encoding transcription-repair coupling factor — MIGLLEQFYKNEEIQSVINGLEDGLKEQLVSGMATSSRSLLMAALYKKTKKTQLIVTHNLYQAQKVHEDLVALLGEKDVWLYPVNELIASEIGVASPELKAQRIEVLNRLAAGENGIIVAPVAGLRRFLPMKELWKQRQIEISLGQEIDLDTFLHTLHHIGYERKSMVEAPGEFSLRGGILDIYPLTEELPFRIEFFDTEVDSIRLFDVDEQRSQDKKESVRFGPATEFLFSQEELKSGIKHLEEGLTKTMQKLSDDKLKTTVLETVSHEIEMLKNGQSIEQMFKYLSIFYKEPASLIDYLPEDGIVILDEISRIQETASHLETEEAEWYISLLGEGTIIQDLSFSHSFEEFLHHKKRSFVYLTLFLRHIAHTHPQNIVNVTCKTMQDFHGQMQLLKTEIDRWNEGHFTTVVLGTDDERVKKLQHILSDYDIEADIVEGTDILLPGRLQIAVGDLHAGFEMPMQKLVVITEKELFHKKVKKSQRKQKLSNAERIKSYSELKVGDYVVHVNHGIGKFLGIETLEINGVHKDYLNIKYQGNDKLYVPIEQIDQVQKYVGSEGKDPKVYKLGGNDWKKVKTKVEKSVQDIADDLIKLYAEREASKGYAYTPDTAEQQEFESSFPYQETDDQLRSIEEIKKDMERGRPMDRLLCGDVGYGKTEVAIRAAFKAIMDEKQVAILVPTTILAQQHYETIRERFQDYPINIGLLSRFRTRKQQNETIKGLKDGTVDIVIGTHRILSKDVTYKDLGLLIIDEEQRFGVTHKEKIKQLKANVDVLTLTATPIPRTLHMSMLGVRDLSVIETPPENRFPVQTYVVEYNPALMREAIERELARGGQIYFLYNRVEDIERKADEISMLVPDARVTYAHGKMNESELESVMLSFLEGQHDVLVSTTIIETGVDIPNVNTLIVFDADRMGLSQLYQLRGRVGRSNRVAYAYFAYKRDKVLSEVAERRLQAIKEFTELGSGFKIAMRDLSIRGAGNLLGAEQHGFIDSVGFDLYSQMLKDAIEQRRGTDGVENTVNVEIDLEVDAYLPDAYISDSKQKIMMYKQFRGVSAIEDIEELQEEMIDRFGDYPQEVGYLLQIANIKVLAMKEQIELIKQNKFEVTILFSEQASQNIDGGKLFMLGNSFGRMIGLGMEGSQLKIVMKTNGLETSKWLTIAENLIKGLPDVKKEVINA; from the coding sequence ATGATAGGTTTATTAGAGCAATTTTATAAAAATGAAGAGATCCAATCGGTTATTAACGGACTAGAAGATGGTTTAAAAGAACAACTTGTATCAGGTATGGCAACCTCTTCACGTTCGTTATTAATGGCGGCCTTATATAAAAAAACAAAAAAAACACAACTTATTGTGACGCATAATTTATATCAAGCACAAAAAGTGCATGAAGATTTAGTGGCGTTACTTGGTGAAAAAGATGTGTGGTTATACCCAGTAAATGAATTGATAGCATCAGAAATTGGTGTTGCAAGCCCAGAATTGAAGGCGCAACGTATTGAAGTATTGAATCGTTTAGCTGCAGGAGAGAATGGGATTATTGTAGCACCAGTTGCAGGACTACGCAGATTTTTACCAATGAAAGAATTGTGGAAGCAAAGGCAAATCGAAATCAGTCTAGGGCAAGAGATTGATTTAGATACATTCTTGCATACTTTACATCATATTGGTTATGAGCGTAAGTCGATGGTAGAAGCTCCTGGGGAATTCAGTTTGCGTGGGGGAATATTAGATATCTATCCATTAACTGAAGAATTACCATTTCGTATTGAATTTTTCGACACAGAAGTTGATTCTATTCGATTATTTGATGTGGATGAACAGCGTTCTCAAGATAAAAAAGAAAGTGTTAGATTTGGCCCAGCAACAGAGTTTTTATTTTCACAGGAAGAATTGAAGTCGGGAATTAAGCATCTTGAGGAAGGCTTGACTAAGACGATGCAAAAACTTTCCGATGATAAATTGAAGACTACAGTGCTTGAGACGGTAAGTCATGAAATTGAGATGTTAAAAAACGGGCAAAGTATAGAACAGATGTTTAAATATTTATCTATTTTCTATAAAGAACCTGCTAGTCTGATAGATTATTTACCAGAAGATGGTATTGTGATTTTAGATGAGATTTCTCGTATTCAAGAAACAGCATCACATCTTGAAACGGAAGAGGCGGAATGGTATATATCACTTCTTGGTGAGGGAACAATTATTCAAGATTTATCTTTCTCACACTCGTTTGAAGAATTTCTTCATCATAAAAAAAGAAGTTTTGTATATTTAACGTTATTCTTACGTCATATAGCACATACACATCCGCAAAACATTGTGAATGTGACATGTAAAACAATGCAAGATTTTCATGGGCAGATGCAGTTGTTGAAAACTGAAATTGATAGATGGAACGAAGGGCATTTTACGACTGTTGTGCTCGGAACTGATGATGAACGTGTAAAAAAACTACAACATATTTTAAGTGATTATGATATTGAGGCTGATATCGTAGAGGGCACAGATATATTATTGCCTGGAAGGTTACAAATTGCTGTAGGTGATTTACATGCAGGATTTGAAATGCCGATGCAAAAACTTGTTGTCATTACTGAAAAAGAGCTTTTTCATAAGAAAGTTAAAAAATCACAACGTAAGCAAAAGTTATCTAATGCGGAACGTATTAAAAGTTATTCGGAATTAAAAGTTGGAGATTATGTAGTTCATGTAAATCATGGTATAGGTAAATTCTTAGGTATCGAGACATTAGAGATTAATGGTGTTCATAAAGATTACTTGAATATTAAATATCAAGGTAATGATAAGTTATACGTTCCAATTGAACAAATTGACCAAGTGCAGAAATATGTAGGGTCTGAAGGTAAGGATCCGAAAGTGTATAAATTGGGCGGAAATGATTGGAAAAAGGTCAAAACGAAAGTTGAAAAATCTGTACAAGACATTGCGGATGACCTAATTAAACTATATGCTGAACGCGAAGCTTCAAAGGGTTATGCATATACACCAGATACGGCAGAACAACAAGAATTTGAATCTTCTTTCCCATATCAAGAGACAGATGATCAATTACGTTCTATTGAAGAGATTAAGAAAGATATGGAACGTGGACGTCCGATGGATAGGCTTCTTTGTGGTGATGTAGGATATGGAAAGACGGAAGTAGCTATCCGTGCGGCATTTAAGGCAATTATGGATGAAAAACAAGTTGCAATTTTAGTGCCGACAACGATCCTTGCACAACAACACTATGAAACAATTCGAGAGCGTTTTCAAGATTATCCAATCAATATAGGATTATTAAGTAGATTCCGTACGAGAAAACAGCAAAATGAAACAATTAAAGGCTTAAAAGATGGCACGGTAGATATTGTAATCGGAACGCATCGTATTTTATCTAAAGATGTTACTTATAAAGATTTAGGTCTTCTTATTATTGATGAAGAACAAAGATTTGGTGTAACGCATAAAGAAAAAATTAAACAATTGAAAGCAAATGTTGACGTATTAACATTAACGGCAACTCCGATTCCGCGTACACTCCATATGTCTATGCTTGGTGTGCGTGACTTATCTGTTATTGAGACACCACCAGAAAATCGTTTCCCAGTCCAAACGTATGTAGTAGAGTATAATCCAGCGTTAATGCGAGAAGCGATAGAACGAGAGCTTGCAAGAGGTGGGCAAATTTACTTCCTATATAATCGTGTGGAGGATATCGAAAGAAAAGCAGATGAAATTTCGATGTTAGTTCCAGACGCGCGTGTAACTTATGCACATGGGAAAATGAACGAAAGTGAATTAGAGTCTGTTATGCTATCGTTTTTAGAGGGGCAGCATGATGTTCTTGTAAGTACAACAATTATTGAGACTGGTGTAGATATTCCGAATGTAAATACGTTAATTGTATTTGATGCAGATCGTATGGGATTATCGCAGCTGTATCAGCTTCGTGGGCGTGTTGGACGTTCTAATCGTGTTGCATATGCATACTTTGCATACAAGCGGGATAAAGTGTTATCAGAAGTTGCAGAGAGGCGTCTGCAAGCCATTAAAGAGTTCACAGAGCTTGGATCAGGTTTCAAAATTGCGATGAGAGACTTATCCATTCGTGGTGCAGGTAACTTGTTAGGAGCCGAACAGCATGGATTTATTGATTCTGTCGGATTTGATCTATATTCTCAAATGTTAAAAGATGCAATTGAACAGCGTAGAGGAACAGATGGGGTTGAAAATACAGTTAATGTTGAAATTGATTTAGAGGTAGATGCATATTTACCAGATGCTTATATTTCAGATAGTAAACAAAAAATTATGATGTATAAACAGTTTAGAGGTGTTTCTGCAATTGAAGATATTGAAGAGTTGCAGGAAGAGATGATAGATAGATTTGGTGATTACCCGCAAGAAGTTGGTTACTTATTGCAAATTGCAAATATTAAAGTATTGGCAATGAAAGAACAAATTGAGTTAATTAAACAAAATAAATTTGAAGTAACAATTCTGTTCTCAGAACAAGCAAGTCAAAATATTGATGGTGGAAAATTATTCATGCTTGGAAACAGTTTTGGACGTATGATCGGTCTAGGTATGGAAGGATCACAATTGAAAATCGTTATGAAAACAAATGGATTAGAGACATCGAAGTGGTTAACAATTGCTGAAAATTTAATAAAAGGCCTACCAGATGTGAAAAAAGAAGTCATAAATGCCTAA
- the spoVT gene encoding stage V sporulation protein T, translated as MKATGIVRRIDDLGRVVIPKEIRRTLRIREGDPLEIFVDRDGEVILKKYSPISELGDFAKEYTEALYDSLGHNVLVCDRDSIIAVAGISKKEYLNKSVGDLIEKTMEERKSVIMTDESEISIIDGVTEKVSSYTIGPIVANGDPIGAVIIFSKEAIISEVEHKSVNTAASFLAKQMEQ; from the coding sequence ATGAAAGCAACTGGAATCGTACGTCGAATTGATGATTTAGGTAGGGTAGTAATCCCGAAGGAAATTCGTAGAACTTTACGTATTCGAGAAGGAGACCCACTAGAAATATTTGTTGATCGCGATGGAGAAGTAATTTTGAAGAAATATTCTCCGATTAGTGAACTAGGTGATTTTGCAAAAGAATATACGGAAGCTTTATACGATAGCTTAGGACATAATGTGCTTGTATGCGATCGTGATTCTATTATCGCAGTAGCAGGCATATCTAAAAAAGAATACTTAAACAAAAGCGTTGGCGATTTAATTGAGAAGACAATGGAAGAGCGTAAGTCTGTAATTATGACGGATGAAAGCGAAATTTCAATTATTGATGGAGTAACAGAAAAAGTTAGTTCCTATACAATTGGCCCGATTGTTGCGAATGGGGATCCAATTGGAGCTGTTATTATCTTCTCCAAAGAGGCTATTATAAGTGAAGTAGAGCATAAGTCAGTAAATACAGCTGCAAGCTTTTTAGCGAAACAAATGGAGCAGTAA
- a CDS encoding putative polysaccharide biosynthesis protein: MESKKYQAFWRGAIILTIASFVTKVLSAFYRIPYQNIAGDIGFYIYQQIYPFYGFCLILATYGFPIIISKMVAERLERGKQQEAEEIICVSFWFLLGIGFIGFFTLFFGAEAIATAMGDIHLDKLLRVISFSFILMPFLSVARGYFQGFNNMMPTAVSQVIEQTIRVSIIVFLSLFLIAHGFDLYTVGAGAMLGSIAGGLIGIIVLVLYMRHDFRSIFFKSIKRIKGKKRIIKILFWQGLAICVSNLVLIFIQMADSVSFYSLLVRAGEQAESAKVLKGVYDRSIPLMQLGTVVTTSFSLSLIPIITAAKERGDLSFIREKVKLAMKITFVIGFAAAIGLTCIIQPTNIMLFENSDGSDVLSILSLSILFSSLSITTASILQGLGQTLKPALFVIFGGCLKLALNYILMPYFGVKGAAIATTVALIVISVLNSALLMQAVSESLIDKRNMLGVVISGIGMGFVLIMFMRVLQMSGLVIDTEHRGIATIEALLGVAIGGLAYMFLILKLRVFTKEEIGTVMKKEKKEGSLKKSG, from the coding sequence ATGGAATCGAAGAAGTATCAAGCCTTTTGGCGTGGGGCCATTATATTAACAATCGCAAGTTTTGTTACAAAGGTATTAAGCGCTTTTTACCGTATTCCATATCAAAATATAGCGGGTGATATTGGTTTTTATATTTACCAACAAATTTATCCGTTTTATGGATTTTGTTTAATTTTAGCTACTTATGGGTTCCCCATTATAATTTCAAAAATGGTTGCGGAACGATTAGAGCGAGGGAAACAACAAGAAGCCGAAGAAATTATTTGTGTATCTTTTTGGTTTTTATTAGGAATTGGTTTCATAGGATTTTTTACATTGTTCTTTGGTGCCGAAGCAATTGCAACAGCCATGGGCGATATACATTTAGATAAGCTATTACGTGTTATTTCCTTTTCATTCATATTGATGCCGTTTTTATCTGTAGCAAGAGGATATTTTCAGGGGTTCAATAATATGATGCCAACAGCTGTTTCGCAAGTGATAGAACAAACGATTCGTGTTTCTATTATTGTGTTTTTATCTCTATTCCTAATTGCTCACGGATTTGATTTATATACAGTCGGTGCAGGTGCTATGTTAGGTTCGATCGCAGGTGGACTGATTGGGATTATCGTACTTGTACTTTATATGCGTCATGACTTTCGTTCTATATTCTTCAAAAGTATAAAGAGAATTAAGGGGAAAAAGAGGATCATTAAAATTCTGTTTTGGCAAGGATTGGCGATTTGTGTTAGCAACTTAGTACTTATTTTTATACAAATGGCTGATTCTGTTTCCTTCTATTCCTTACTTGTTAGGGCAGGAGAGCAAGCTGAAAGTGCAAAGGTATTAAAAGGTGTGTATGACAGAAGTATCCCGCTTATGCAATTAGGGACTGTCGTGACAACTTCGTTCTCGTTGTCGCTTATTCCAATTATTACAGCGGCGAAGGAAAGAGGAGATCTTTCCTTTATTCGAGAAAAGGTAAAGTTAGCAATGAAAATAACATTTGTTATTGGATTTGCAGCGGCCATTGGATTAACTTGTATTATTCAGCCTACGAATATTATGTTGTTTGAAAATAGTGATGGGTCAGATGTTTTATCTATTTTATCTCTATCTATTTTGTTTAGTTCATTGTCGATTACAACTGCTTCTATTTTGCAAGGGTTAGGACAAACATTAAAACCAGCACTATTCGTTATATTTGGGGGTTGTTTAAAGTTAGCTTTAAATTATATATTAATGCCGTATTTTGGTGTGAAGGGAGCTGCAATTGCAACAACAGTTGCGTTAATTGTAATTTCTGTGTTAAATAGTGCATTACTTATGCAAGCCGTATCTGAATCGCTTATCGATAAACGTAATATGTTAGGTGTAGTTATTAGTGGTATCGGTATGGGATTTGTATTAATAATGTTTATGCGTGTATTACAAATGTCTGGATTAGTAATTGATACAGAACATAGAGGTATCGCGACAATTGAGGCGTTGTTAGGTGTAGCTATCGGCGGATTGGCGTATATGTTTTTAATTTTAAAATTACGTGTATTTACAAAAGAGGAAATAGGAACCGTGATGAAAAAAGAGAAAAAAGAAGGTTCATTGAAGAAGAGTGGATAG